The proteins below are encoded in one region of Ostrea edulis chromosome 3, xbOstEdul1.1, whole genome shotgun sequence:
- the LOC125674534 gene encoding sialate O-acetylesterase-like, translating to MWSIIFYTTTFMVFSFTPCITNAANFTFSSYYHDHMVLQQGSAGTSLWGHSSKIGDVVHIKLNNNEVARATVDSHQIWQATFTSPTDHGPYTVSATSSLGTLQISDVLFGDVWLCSGQSNMEFTVAGLINVTEEYADLVNYPNIRLFQVHNAFSATPYGDVQHDTALWLKPNRRTMVHYSAVCWLYGKYLSQHFNYPIGLVDADWGGTRIEAWSSPDALSACSGFSGHRKRNQNSNNQLYNAMIYPLLRNTIKGVIWYQGEANAHHANQYSCQFLEMINDWRAKFSKASGGTTSSSFPFGFVQLAPSREGASNLAFPLLRWAQTANIGYVPNSLLHNVFMAVAMDLPDFKSPYGSIHPRYKHDVAYRLYLAALGVAYHQSGVKFEGPFPTSAVIDSTHRHLTIEYGRGLAPIEVRSSDGFEVCCVSHTTKFCSPADAHWMNTTMTSHDFATVTLDISSCNHGNHVVQVRYAWRESPCPLHQCAVYGKSSNLPGPPFTFHVSS from the exons ATGTGGTCTATAATTTTTTATACGACCACTTTCATGGTCTTCAGTTTTACACCGTGTATTA cAAATGCAGCGAATTTTACATTCTCCTCCTACTACCATGACCACATGGTGCTACAACAGGGTTCCGCCGGAACAAGCCTATGGGGACACTCCAGCAAAATCGGTGACGTAGTACACATCAAACTAAACAACAATGAAGTTGCTAGGGCCACGGTAGATAGTCATCAGATCTGGCAAGCGACATTTACGAGTCCTACTGACCATGGTCCGTATACAGTATCCGCCACGTCCAGCCTGGGGACACTCCAGATCTCTGACGTTCTATTCGGTGACGTGTGGCTGTGTTCAGGACAGAGCAATATGGAGTTCACTGTTGCTGGA TTAATCAACGTCACTGAGGAATACGCAGACCTCGTTAATTACCCAAATATTCGACTGTTTCAAGTTCACAATGCATTTTCTGCCACACCGTATGGAGATGTACAGCACGATACTGCGCTGTGGCTGAAACCCAATAGGA GGACTATGGTTCATTACTCTGCTGTTTGTTGGTTATATGGAAAATACTTGTCACAACATTTTAACTATCCAATCGGATTGGTCGACGCCGACTGGGGAGGGACAAGAATCGAAGCGTGGTCATCTCCAGACGCATTATCAGCTTGTTCCGGATTCAGTGGTCATCGTAAAAG GAATCAGAATTCAAATAACCAGCTTTACAATGCTATGATCTACCCACTTTTGAGAAACACGATCAAAGGCGTCATCTGGTACCAAG GAGAGGCCAATGCTCACCATGCTAACCAGTACTCGTGTCAGTTTCTTGAGATGATAAACGACTGGAGAGCGAAATTCAGCAAAGCGTCTGGAGGAACAACCAGCTCCTCCTTCCCATTCGGTTTCGTACAG TTGGCACCCTCGAGGGAGGGAGCGTCAAATCTTGCCTTCCCCCTGCTTCGGTGGGCACAGACAGCTAATATCGGATACGTTCCCAATTCTCTGCTCCACAACGTCTTCATGGCCGTGGCTATGGATCTTCCAGACTTCAAATCACCCTACGGAAG CATACATCCACGTTACAAGCATGACGTAGCTTATCGTCTGTACCTTGCGGCATTGGGCGTGGCTTACCATCAAAGTGGCGTGAAATTCGAGGGTCCATTCCCTACATCTGCTGTGATTGACAGCACGCACCGCCATCTGACGATTGAATACGGCCGTGGACTAGCTCCTATCGAAGTCAGATCCAGTGATGGGTTTGAG GTTTGTTGTGTAAGCCATACAACGAAGTTCTGCTCTCCTGCTGACGCCCACTGGATGAACACCACGATGACGTCACATGACTTTGCTACCGTTACCTTGGATATATCTTCGTGTAACCATGGAAATCACGTGGTGCAGGTCAGATACGCCTGGCGGGAGAGTCCATGTCCTCTCCATCAATGCGCAGTATATGGGAAGTCAAGTAATTTACCAGGACCACCATTCACGTTTCATGTTAGTTCgtga